The Cyprinus carpio isolate SPL01 chromosome A3, ASM1834038v1, whole genome shotgun sequence genomic interval CTACTTTTAACAAATTACATGTTTTATCCTTTGGTAAATTGTTGTTGTGatttatgagtgtgtttttttatatttttgttgtatattgtataattgtatactTTTACTATTTGTTGCTGCCTTCTTGGCCAGGTcactcttgtaaaagagattttaatctcaatgacttttaacctggttaaataaaataactgaactaTAACAAGCTCTAGCTTGATTTCAACTTATTCACTTTGTGCCATGTTTGGATTACTACAGTaagtgttttgttattgttaatatttttacagatgtCTGTGCTGTTCTTAATTTGCACTTACAACCgtttataaatgtcttgactttCTTAATCCACTGTGATGATATATCAAGTATGATATTCACTGTAAAAAGTTGTCGCTTTTCTTCATTTATTGTGATTACATTACACTTAATGCAGAATTTACATGAGATTTGTGAGTCCACTCTGAAATTAATACTATGGTTGtattataaatgctgttcttaatCCACTGTGACGTTACATTGgaagtatgtacagtatatgctctGATATTCACTGGTAAATGTTAATAAAAGGGGTTTTCATGTATTTTGAGTACAATGCATTCAGGCtgacattttttacctaacatgttccctgggaatcaaacccacaaccttttgtgttgttaatgcaatgctctaccactgagccacaggaatcAGTGGTAGAGTATTGCGTACAATGCATTTTGAGTACACTGCAGTTAATGCAGAATTTACATTAGTTTTGTGAAACCACTTTGAAAACACCTGTCATTTGCATTATGTAATACAATGTTGCTGATACAGCATTCAAAGTGTTGTTTTGATTCTTCTGTGAAATCAATTCACGACACCTGAGATAAGGCCTCCATTTTAGTGAATTTTGATAACTCAATATAACAAAATTTAAGTACCAACTCTTGCCTTTTGCCTttgttaatatgcatttttacttgtaaaattattttacacacacacacacacacacacacacacacacacacacacacacagaggtaaacaaaaatatacacatgaatacaataagtttattttttgtttcttgtacataatcacaaacacatgcactcaTACTACAGGTCTAAAATGTGCATACATTTAAACCCCGCAGAAAGTCTGATGGGCAGACACAAAGATACACATTTGCAGGAATGTATTGGAAAGCATTCTATGAAAAACACTATTGGGTATCATATTTGTGTTTCAATAAGTTTGAAGCAGTTATCAGAAAGTAATTTAAAACTAAAGTAAttagtaaaacatttttcatcactcaaaaatctatttcaaataaaaaggacaaCATATTCTTTTTATTGTTAAGATGCACacagtatattttataatcaGAAATTTAAAACCTTCACAACCCACTTTGATTGCCACTAGTAATAACTATATTAAAGAGCTGCTTAGTGttaaattatcttaatttatgAGTTCACAGGTCCATGTTACCTCTGAATTGAAGAGAGGGTAAATGTGGCTTGCTGGCTGTGTTGGAGGGCTCGAGACCTAAACTGAGCCTGAAGTACCCCCTGGACTTTCTTGGCTGGTTTAGTAGTAAGAAGTGTTGGGTGGCAGAGGTAAGAAGTGGTTTATACAGCATACGCTTATTCTGGCACTGATTGCTTGGATTAACCTAAATTCAAATATTCCTCCTGAACTTTCGTCAAGaacttcatttaaacaattaactTCGGCACCCATAAAATACTAAAtctaatataaaactaaatatatatataaaagagcagAAGATAATGATGAAACTGATTTGAACACAGCAAACTAAATCGAAATGACAAATGGTGTTGTTTTCTCACAATATGATATTTTGTTCCAACAGCTATTCTCTTATACGGTGTTGCTGATAAAGTCGGAGGTGAGACATTTGACTTGAAATTTTTCACTTTCAACCTCAATGCAACCTCAATTTTTGCTAgttcaattaaatgtaattatacaaaCTCTCAATAGCGTCCAGTTTTGAGTATTTTTTCCATTCATCTGGTATCTTACCCTGTccctcaaatgtttttttgtggtgtttttccaGATCTTTCTGGAATCTGCACACAAACCACTTCCAGTAGGGCAGTTCAGAGAGATCAGGGGTGATGCTCCAGTCTGCATAAACTCCTCCTGCTCTTCTGTACTCTCTCCAGGGGACTTCATCAGTTGAGTCACTGGGACAAATATATAGAATGCTGCTTGCTACTGCTGATGTGCAGATATGAGTAGACAAGTTAGATGTATCACTGAAATAGATTCCATTCAGACCAATACTACGATGGAAAGGAGTACTGTGATCTCCATGATGATTTTCTATGCTGTAGGTGCAGGTGGCTCCACAGAATGGACACTGAACCCAACAGCACTGACAGAAGTGATCAGTCAGAATCTCATGTGGCCTGAACTTTCTGTCTAGCTTTAGTGGAAAAGTGTCTGTGTTAAAACTATTGCTGATGTCAGACATTATAGCAGTAAGATCTTTCTTTATCACATATTCTAAGAGGTTGAAATCCTCAACATCATGATGTTTCTCTCCACTGAGGTCTTTCTCAGAGAAGATCAGTACGTCTGAGAGCTGCTGTGTGAAACTCTTCAACCACAAACCAACATCTCCACTGTTCACTTGAACATGTTCAGTAGATTCATGAGCTGCTTTCATGATCTTCTGCTGCAggaatttaatgttatttttcatcTTGGGTAAAACACTGAGACTGAACTTATCAGTGATGTACCGACTGACTTCATCTCTGATGAAACTCTTGAAGTGAAGCCTGGGATAATTCAGGTAATCCATGTATTTGACAAAATCATTCTCTTCTGCCAGTGTCTTCAGGATGTGTTTCTCCAAATTTAGTCTGTTTCCATTCAGTGATTCACAGTTTTTCATAATTTCGTATGTCAGATCTCTGGCAGTCTTCTTGTAGACACTCTGCTCTATGGGCTCTTTCAGTTTCTGGCAGATGATCTTACCAAAAACAGCAGCTGATGGAGCttcattacagtatttttgaaagaTACTATAGtactcttctctcttcttctcaacATATATCACAGGATCATTGGTTTCCCTGAACAGTCTGTGTTGGTCGGTGATCATCTTGTTTGCTCTCACACAGATGGAAAGAACCAAATCGATAAAGAATTCATTCTTGAACTCATATTTCACTGGTCCTTCCTCATGTTCTGTTACTCTCTTATTGATATAATCTATGAGTTTTTGAATGCAGCTCATGTTGTAGCCCAtctttgaaatgttaaatgactgaatCATTGTGTCTGTCTGCTGGTCAACATCTGAAACTAATGATCTTATTTGAGCTTCTTTCTCTGGAGACAGAGTTCGAATATTTCCAAATGTTCCTTTCATTGTACTGAAAGCACCTTTTATCAACTCTTTAACCCCCTTTTTTGTGGactttttgaaaataacataatCAAAAAAACTTGACACAGTGAAAATGTTGCTGTCCTCTTTAATGTGGTCAGCAGAGGGATGCCCCTTGTTGATGTCACTGAGGATTTTTATCACATCTCTCATTATGTCAATGTCATTGTTTGGAGGCTTGTCTGAGATAATCTCATCTACAGTCTGCgcccaaaacaaatcaaactcttTCTTCAGTGTTTCTTCATCATTTGCTTTGTCTTTGAGTTTTAAGGGAAGTTCTTTGCTCTTTTCATAGAGAGCGTTTTCATGATTTGTCCTCTGATCATCAATCTTTTTCCTCAGGTCTCGCTGCTGAAGAATcccatttaatttcctttttgtttcTCTCACAATATTTTCCTGAAGCTCTTTGATCTTGATTTCAAATGATGTTTTCCATTGAATCAGTATATCTTTATCTTTGTCTTTCTCAAAGAATTCAGACATTGACTTTTCTACTTCTTCACTTGtcatcttcagttctctttgAAGATCAATTTCCTCAACCTCACGAACTGcttcattttctattttgttgtataGTTTGCTCTCTGTTTCCATCATGGCACTGCGAAGACTCCAGGACCACTTGCTGTATTCAGTCTCCAGTTTCCTGTAGGCTGAAATCTCCAGAGAATTTCTGAAGCTGAAGACGAATTGTTCATTCAGTAAAGCCTCCCAGAGATCTTTAATACGATCTTTTAAGTCTTTCAGCATCATTCCATGTGATTTTGAGGCATGAGACATAATAGTTTTCTTTAGTTCTTGAATGTTCTCACAGTAGTTTGGGTTTGGTGGTGCCATTGGTGGGCTGCCCTCCCAGAGCTGAGCAAAATACTTCACATCATTCTGTACATCAAATCTAATGACGTCACTGAAACGTTGTGCATCACAGACTTCCTCTTCAGCAGCAAGTTCTGTCATCTCATCCAGTTTCTCCAGCAGTCGTCTCCTTCCCTCCATGTTTTTCTCTCCAGCTGTGATGTCTGAGACGttctgatgcacaaacacacagctgggatTCAGACTGACCTTCTTCATCCTCATGAAGGCCTGAACAACAATCTGAAGAATGTCCAGCATCTCAGATGGGTTTTCTCCAAAGATGTTGATCAAGGTCATATTTGCAATACCTACAACAAATGTGGCCAGTTCATTGTCATGATCTCTTGTTgatcttccagccagttctagaGCACGAAGACCCTCAGTATCAACAACCAGAATATAGTCAAAGTTCATCTGTGTTTTCATCTCGTCTGAGACTCTGATCAGCTGCATGAAAGCTCCTCTGGTGCACCTGCCAGCACTGACGGCAAACTGGAGTCCAAACATGGCGTTCAGCATGGTGGATTTCCCAGAGCTCTGAAGCCCTAAAACTGACAGCACAAAGACTCTCTGGTCTCCCAGTTTCTGGATGAGTTGATCTAGAACAGCAGAGATCCAGATCACAGGAACATGAGCAGCATCTCcatccatcagctccagtggaAATCCAGAGATCATCATCTCAGCTGCAAGACTCGGGAGAGAAGAGAAGGGAATCTGCAGgtctttcttgttcttcttcac includes:
- the LOC109046484 gene encoding interferon-induced very large GTPase 1-like, which translates into the protein MQPMGRCKMEAHGTDNTEMEDFNTQAENKHCGTSEVSTDQHLHQEVLNKKENLFHRLLKDKHHSKLRAADVLQLTAHSLHSHESCAEDELIQTFIQKLLIMDYRARCIKTKDNNEEAHNGQASYESFKEVADFEDFIHNLGSVSNKETGQSKKIHPMDVQMATFHCADSFLKQLMVTKLSQCQYALPLLVPDPFTQQTEFPLWTFRQINKSWKMTNTNNEIISQTQPIYKAETPMVFFFRFGSVSSSKSQLMNSLINEKHNTFFHRNCSGSSKTRVLMDGVVEITWFCPSGRETDKFTECVAFCNLHGDAGDHEKQLQILTEMSSVNVVLLPQLQRNDRSRKRLQELHKGSKPLICLFTEDESAVTVVKKKYRIGLKDRNQSEISDELRRAIKDCLSESSSTFRLEDVSKPSENTEHHTQKLRHSDIRVDEEDDDDCRRGREAAQQMMSLLEKKDLTEIKESFLPHQGQLWHQWSQKNKELHRPRADETEVDISRKQTEMKKILEQQHESNISEFMKLFLNQMNTDAKHKKMFFIKWLIILLGEYISADLSALHHKYNEKWSTVLQMKENHDTFEQLPAEQAELERISEDLQAATFGVEHIMREIGQIYESCSSVKKNKKDLQIPFSSLPSLAAEMMISGFPLELMDGDAAHVPVIWISAVLDQLIQKLGDQRVFVLSVLGLQSSGKSTMLNAMFGLQFAVSAGRCTRGAFMQLIRVSDEMKTQMNFDYILVVDTEGLRALELAGRSTRDHDNELATFVVGIANMTLINIFGENPSEMLDILQIVVQAFMRMKKVSLNPSCVFVHQNVSDITAGEKNMEGRRRLLEKLDEMTELAAEEEVCDAQRFSDVIRFDVQNDVKYFAQLWEGSPPMAPPNPNYCENIQELKKTIMSHASKSHGMMLKDLKDRIKDLWEALLNEQFVFSFRNSLEISAYRKLETEYSKWSWSLRSAMMETESKLYNKIENEAVREVEEIDLQRELKMTSEEVEKSMSEFFEKDKDKDILIQWKTSFEIKIKELQENIVRETKRKLNGILQQRDLRKKIDDQRTNHENALYEKSKELPLKLKDKANDEETLKKEFDLFWAQTVDEIISDKPPNNDIDIMRDVIKILSDINKGHPSADHIKEDSNIFTVSSFFDYVIFKKSTKKGVKELIKGAFSTMKGTFGNIRTLSPEKEAQIRSLVSDVDQQTDTMIQSFNISKMGYNMSCIQKLIDYINKRVTEHEEGPVKYEFKNEFFIDLVLSICVRANKMITDQHRLFRETNDPVIYVEKKREEYYSIFQKYCNEAPSAAVFGKIICQKLKEPIEQSVYKKTARDLTYEIMKNCESLNGNRLNLEKHILKTLAEENDFVKYMDYLNYPRLHFKSFIRDEVSRYITDKFSLSVLPKMKNNIKFLQQKIMKAAHESTEHVQVNSGDVGLWLKSFTQQLSDVLIFSEKDLSGEKHHDVEDFNLLEYVIKKDLTAIMSDISNSFNTDTFPLKLDRKFRPHEILTDHFCQCCWVQCPFCGATCTYSIENHHGDHSTPFHRSIGLNGIYFSDTSNLSTHICTSAVASSILYICPSDSTDEVPWREYRRAGGVYADWSITPDLSELPYWKWFVCRFQKDLEKHHKKTFEGQGKIPDEWKKYSKLDAIESLYNYI